DNA sequence from the Caminibacter pacificus genome:
CCGGATTTGACAAATACTACCAAATCGCGAAATGTTTCAGAGACGAAGACCTAAGAGCCGACAGACAGCCTGAATTTACTCAGGTTGACGTTGAGATGAGCTTCGTAGAACAAGACGACGTTATTAAAACTATAGAAGGTATGGTAAAAGAGGCGTTTGCGGTTGCCGGAATAGACGTAAAAACACCTATCAAAAGAATCTCATATCACGACGCGATGGAAAAATACGGAAGCGATAAGCCTGATTTGAGATACGACTTGGCAATGGTGGACGTAATTGATGAATTTGTAGATTCAAACAACGAAATTTTTGCGGAAATTGCAAAAGACAAAAAAAACAACCGCTTTAAAGCTCTAAAAGTTCCGGGCGGAGACAAATTCTACAGCAGAAAAATGCTAAAAGAGCTTGAAAATTTCGTCAGAAAATTCGGAGCGAAAGGTCTTGCATATATTCAGGTAAAAGAGGAAGGATTAAAAGGTCCTATTCTTAAATTTATGAGCGAAGAGTCGCTAAACAGAATGATTAACAAACTAAAACCTGAAGTGGGAGACATTATATTCTTCGGTGCGGGAGATAAAAAAACGGTTCTTGATTATATGGGAAGATTAAGAGCGAAAATCGCAAAAGATATGAACCTTTACGACCCGAAAGCTTACGAATTCGTATGGGTTGTGGATTTCCCGATGTTCGAAAAAGACGAAAACGGCAACCCTACTCCGCTTCACCATCCGTTTACAATGCCGAATATGGAAACTTGGGATGAAGAAAACTTCGAAGATATCAAATCAATCGCATACGATTTAGTGCTTAACGGATATGAAATCGGTGGTGGAAGTATCAGGATTCATAAAGAAGAGATTCAAGAAAAAGTATTCAAGCTTCTCGGAATCGACGAAATGGACGCAAGAGAGAAATTCGGATTCTTGCTTGACGCGCTTAAATTCGGTGCGCCGCCTCACGGAGGATTCGCACTCGGGCTTGATAGGGTTATTATGCTTATGAGACACACAGACAACATCAGAGACGTAATAGCATTCCCTAAAACTCAAAAAGCTCAATGTTTGCTAACGGGTGCGCCTGGTGAAGTTGAAAAAGAACAATTAAAAGAACTTCACATCAGAGTAAAAAAACCAAAAACGGAAAATGAATAAAGTAGTAGCGCAGGCAAGACTGAGCGAACTTAAAAACGGAGATGTTTTTAAAATTATCGGTTTTGATGAGAGTTGCGGTAATTTCAAACACAGAATGCAAGAGATGGGTATAGCAAAAGGCCAAATGGGACAGATAATCAACAAGTCCTTTTTCGGTCCTATCGAAATAGACATCGAAGGCAGAAAATTAGCCGTCGGTAGAGGAATGGCAAAAAAGATTTACGTTAAAAAATTCGAATGTCCGATTTTGTGAAGAAGTGAGTTTGTGAAATAGTAAAATAGTAAAATTGTGAAGTTGTGAAATTGTGAATTAGTGAAATTGAGAGAAGTGGAAAAATCAACTAAAACAAAGGAGAGAATATGAAGAAAAAATTATTCTTAATCATCGGAGCGCCGGGAAGCGGAAAAACAACTGACGCGGAGCTTATCGCACAAAGAAACCCTGATTTGGTAGTGCACTACTCTACAGGTGATTTACTAAGAGCCGAAGTTGCAAGCGGAAGCGAGCTTGGAAAAGAGATTGCAAGCTACATCGACAACGGAAAATTGGTACCTTTAAATATCGTTATCAATACAATCAAAAGCGCTATCGAAAAAGCGGATAAGCCTATCGTATTAATCGACGGATTCCCAAGAAGCGTAGAGCAAATGGAAGCTCTTGATAAAATGCTAAAAGAAAATAACGACATCGACCTTGTTGCAGTTATCGAAGTGGTGGTAAGCGAAGACGTGGCAAGAGAGAGAGTTCTTGGAAGAGCAAGAGGCGCTGATGATAACGTAGAAGTTTTCAATAACAGAATGAAAGTATTTTTAGAGCCGCTTACGGATATCGAAAAATTCTATGAATCTCAAGGAAAACTTATCAAAATCAACGGTGAGAGAACTATCGAAGAAATCGTAGACGAAATGGAAAAAATCGTAAAAGAAAAAGCAGGAGTGTAATGAAAATATTTCAAGTCATAATCGGCACGGAAATACTCCAAAACAGAAGAAAAGACAAACATTTCGATTTTCTAAAAGACCTACTATTACAAAGAGGCTACGAACTTTTCGCCTCTTTCATCATAAAAGACGACCCGAAACTCTTAGAGGATACTTTCAAACTCATAAAAAACACCGAAAATTCGTATCTTTTTTGCTATGGCGGCATAGGTGCTACACCTGATGATTTTACAAGAGAAGTAGCGGCAAAAGTATTTAGCGATTCGCAAATGGAATATAACGAAGAATTCAAAAATCTTATCGACAAAAAATTCCCCGACGAAGACAATACGAAAAAATACCTTTTAGCTTATTGGCCGAAAAACTCCAAACCGATTTGGAATAACCCTATTAACGGCTATCCGGGATTTATGGTGGATGAGAGATACTTTTTTATGCCGGGATTTCCGCAAATGTCTCATCCTATGACCGAATGGATAGTGGATAAATATTTTCCTAAAAAACAACAAAAACAAAGATTTACTCTCATCGCTTATGCAAAAGAGTCCGAAATGCTCGATATAATGAAAAAAATCCCTCAAAACGTCGAATTTTCCACACTGCCAAAATTAGACTACACCTCCGAAATCTCATTTGCCGGTGAAAACGCAAAAGAAGTTTTCGAGTGGTTTAAAAAAGAGCTTGATAAAAAATCGATAAGTTACGAAGTGTTACAATAATCTTACAAAAATTTTACATTTTATATTAACCGCCCTCTTCTTTTGCCGATTGTAAAAGAAAAAGAGGTAAAATGAAAAGGGTTTTGGTATTAATCTTCGCAGTTAACGCACTTTTTGCATATATGGTGAAAACTCCAAGCGACGTATATTCTTACGCTATGCTTTTAAAACAAAAAGTAAAATATCTAAGAGAAAAAGCGGGCATAAACAAGCCGTTTCCAAACGTTCCGCCCCAAACGAACAAATACCCGAGACACGTTATTCAAAAAGCACTCGAAATATTAAGCAAAATCAACCTTTACAGAGTGCGTCACGGATACGGAAGTATTTTTATTCCTCCATATCCGGCGCGTGAAATTACCCCGAGCGACGTTTATGAAATGGTAAAAAGAGACGACGCCGAAATCACCGTCTTTATTAAAGATATCAAATTTCTAAAAAGCCTCAAACTAAAAAAATACAAAGGCAAAACACCAAACGACGTTTATAGACTTTTGTGGTCTATTTCTCTTGCAATGGACGATTTGTTGGGTATTCGCGGCTACACCCCTACACAAGTTTACGGGCTTGCGAGCAAACTTCTTAAAATCGTCGAATTTTTAAGACAAACCCAAAATATCTACGTATTGCCGCCTATGCCGCCAAAACTCCCAAACAGACACCCGAACCACGCTCTTTATAAGTCGTACGAGTTTTTGGATAAAGTCAGAAAAGCTGAAATAAACCTATGGATAAACAACCCGACAGACGTACCCAAAACCCCTCATAAAGTTATCACCCCTACCGAAGTTTACGACTCGATACAATACAACATCGCTGAACTACAAAGAATAAAATACAGACTCGGTGTTGAGAGATATTTTAAAAGCGAAATTCCAAAAGAGACTAAAACTCCAAGTGACGTTGTGCAAATATTAAGCTACGCAAGCGAAATTATGCCGCTTTTTGATTTCAAAAAGACATTAATCCAATACCCTCCTTCATCTCTTGCAAAAACACCAAATAACGTATACGCGGTAACTCAAGTCATCCTAAAAAAACTGAATATCCTAAAAAACCTAAAAGGAATCCAAGCCGTACCGAAAAACCCTCCGTACATCCCGGGACTAAAACCGATTTACGCCTACCAAAAAGCAATAGAAGCGACCGAAAAAGCTATAAGATTAAAAACTCAAATGGGATTTTACCCATCGCAAGTCCCGGAAGCGCCTCTTAGAAAAATCACACCGAACGAAGTATATGAAATGGTAATAAGACTTGACGGAATTATTACGATACTTTTGAATTCAATGGGATACAAAACCGAAGAATACATCTATATGACAGACAAAAAAATACCTCGAGGCAAAACACCAAGTGATGTTTATTTTAACTTATGGAAAATATCAAACACAATCGACGTATTACTAGCAAGCGAATACACCCCGAACGAAACATTCCTATTATCTAAAAAAATGAAAAATAAAATTTTAGTGCTATTAAAACATATGCACATCAAAAAAAGCGCAATACAACACACTCTTCAAAGAAGCGAAACATATATCAACAAAACCCCAAAAGACGTCTTTTTGCTAACGGAAAAGCTCTTTTCTTTAATCAAAAAAACTCAAAAAAGATTTAACATAGAAATAAGCAACATCGTAATTCCGCAAGAAAAAATCATAACCCCGAATACCGTTTATAACGCACTTCGTATCACAAACGCGTCTATTAACGAGCTTTTGATCAAAAAGAATGTAAATGAAGAAGAGATTCCTAAAATCTACGAAATACCGAAAAACAAAACGCCTGACGACGTATATAAAAACGTAGAGGATATGATAGAGCTTTTAAAACTTCTATTTAACGAGGCGGATTATGAAAATTAGTTTGTCGATTAAAATTGCGGTACTTGTAATGATTACGTCTTTTATAGGGATTATAACACTCTCTTACGTTTCGTATTCTCAAGCCGAAAAAATCTTCATCCAAAACTCAAAAGACAGACTAAACCAAAAAATCAACCAATACACCGAGTTTATAAAAAACCAAATCACATCTTTCAAATACGACATCAACACCCTTAGCTATAATCCTTTAATCAAAGGACTTGTAAGAGCTTACAACGACCCGTATAAATACGACCCGCAAGACAACAAAACCTACTCCCAATTCATCCAAGACGTAATTTCGACTTTTAATATTATGCTAACTCAAAACAAATCTTACTATCAAATAAGAATCTTGGATATTAAAGGAAACGAACTTATCAAACTCATAAAAGACAAAAACAAAATCATTTCACTCAAAGAAAATTCACTCCAAAACAAATCGAATATGAAATATTTCAAAGAAACGATCAAATACCCTATCAATAAAATATACATCTCCGAAATAAACCTCAACAGAGAATACGGACAAATCGAATTTCCTATAAAACCTACAATCAGAATCGCAAAAATCATCGAAAACAACACAAAAACAGGTGCAATCGTTATTATAAACATCAACATAACGAAAGCATTCGATTTTGAAAAATTAAGAAAATCCCCTATAAAAACCTATATCGCAAACAACGAAGGGTATTATATTTTCAACTCCACAAACCCGAATAAAGAGTTCGGATTCGAGTTTGGCAAAGATTTTAAAATAACTAACGACTTTCCTTTTATCAAAGAGCTTTACAACTCGACAAAAGACGTTATTTCATTTATCGACACAAAACAAAACAAAATTTACGAAGCGAAAAAAGTATATCTCTCACCCGATAGGTTTTTAGTGATTCTTCAAGTGGCAAACGCTTCACTTTTCAAACAAAAAGCAAACGACTATTTCAACACGATTGCAATTTATATTTTCGGAAGTTTGATTTTTATTACGTTAATTACGATTATTTCGGTAAAAATCCTAACCAATCCTATCAAAAAACTAACCGAAACGGCTGATAAAATAGCAAAAACAAAAGGTAAAAAACATATAAAAATAGACATAAAATCAAATGATGAAATCGGAGAGCTCGCCAATGCTTTTCAGATTATGCTAAACGCTCTGACCAAATCCCAAAAAGAGATAGAACATTTCGCTCAAAACCTTGAAAAAGAAGTTGAGAAAAAGACAAAAGAACTTCAAAAAATAAACAAAAACCTCCAAAAAATGGTAGAAGAGAAAGTAAACGAACTAAGAGAAAAAGACAAAGCCCTTATTCAACAATCAAAAATGGCGGCAATGGGTGAGATGATAGGAGCAATAGCTCATCAATGGCGCCAACCGCTAAACGCTTTGGCTTTAAATATTCAAATGCTTGAGGATTTAGCGGAAGACGAACACCTTGATAAGGAAACCCTAAAAGAATTTATCAAAAAAAATATGGAAACTATCAAGTTTATGAGTAATACGATTGATGATTTTAGAAACTTTTTTAGAAAAGATAAGGAAAAAACGATTTTCGATATCAAAGATATAATCCAAAACACTCTTCATTTACAAAGAGCTCAGCTGAAAAACCACGATATCGAAGTAATCGAAAACTTAGAATCGGCAAAAATCGAAGGATATAAAAACGAGCTTATGCAAGCGATATTAAATATCATCTCAAATGCAAAAGACGCAATTGACGAGCGTAGAAAAAAAGAAAAAATAAAAGGAATTATCAAAATTTCGACAAAAAAAGACGGCGATAACGTTATAATTGAAATCGAAGACAACGGAGGAGGAATAGACCCTCACTATCTTGATAAAATATTCGAACCGTATTTCACAACCAAAGAAGAAGGAAAAGGTACGGGTATGGGGCTATATATGGTAAAAGAAATCATCGAAAGAAACGGAGGTAAGATTGAAGTTGCCAACACAAAAGAAGGTGCTAAATTCAAAATCATATTAAAGGCGAAACGTGATTAATCGGTATTTAAAAAACCTCATTTGTTTATACGTAGAAGACGACGAAATGATACGGGATATATTCGCATTGATGCTAAAACGATACTTTAAAGAAGTGATAATAGCGACAAACGGAAAAGAAGGTTTGGAACTATTCAAAACCCGCAAACCCGATATAATCATAAGCGATATAAGAATGCCAATTATGGACGGCATAGAAATGGCACGCGATATAAAAAAAATAGACCCGAGCGCTTATATAATTTTCGTAACCGCATTTAGCGATAGCGAATACCTCCAATCAGCCCTTGAACTCGGAGCGGAAGGCTACATAACAAAACCGGTGGAAAAAGAAAAACTCCTGCAAAAACTAAACTTTTTAGCAGAAGTAATCAAAAACAAAAGAGAAAACGAAGAGCTCACAAACGCTTTGAAAGTTATTTTTGAAAACCAAACCGAAGCTACGGCACTTTATATAGATAAAAAACTAAAACTTGCAAACAAAAAATTCAAATTCTTGCTCGGACAATTATCTCTTGAAGAATTAATTGAAAAACTGAATATAAAACTTAATGAAAAAAAACAGATAGTAAAATACGACGATAAAATTTTAAAAATTAAAATCATTAAATTCAACCACAACTCCATTTTGATTTTCATAAACGATATTACGAAATACGAAGAAAAAATCCAAAAAGACCCTCTAACAGGAGTATATAACAGAAATATTTTGGAAAAAATTCTAAAAGAGAATATTAATAAAAATATTTGCGTAATTTTTGCAGACATCGATCATTTCAAAAAAATAAACGACACATACGGACATCAATTCGGTGATACGGTACTCCAAACTTTCGCACAAATTTTAAAAAATTCACTTAGAAAAAATGATATAATTGTACGCTACGGAGGCGAGGAGTTTTTGATTTATATTCAAAACGTCGAATCGATCAAATATGCCCAAAAAATCGCCGAACAACTAAGAAAAGTCGTAGAAAATTTCGACTTTAACGGCAAAAAAATAACGGCTTCTTTTGGTGTGTGTTGTAAATACATCTCATCAAAAGAGAGTTTTGAAGAATTAATCAAAAACGCCGACAAAGCCCTTTATAAAGCAAAAAATAACGGAAGAAATCGAGTTGAGGTGTGCGAATGATATTGTATTACGGATTAATTGCCGTGAGTGTTGTTATTATAGCTATCGCTATAAAAAACTTCTATTCGGCTACAAAAATCGAAAAAAATATGGATAATTATCTTTTTGTCGTAACTTCGTCAAAAGCATATTATATTGGAGCTACGCTTTTTGCGCTTGCATTGCTTGTAATTACCGCTTTTCAGGCGATGCCTTACGTTTTTGATATTAGAGTGTTTTCTATTGTACTGTTTTTCGGTAGTATATTTTTATTATCTTTTTCTCACTATGTCTATCACACGCTTGCAAGCAAAAAGCTTAACGATTACGAAGAGTTTTTTAAACAATTCGGCGTGGATTTAAACAACAAATGCGAGAAATTGATGTTAAAATATATCTATTCCAAAGAAAAAGACCTTAAAAAGGTAAAAGAGGTATTTGAAATGAATAAGGAAAAGTGCAAGGAGTTTAAAAAATAACTACTTCTTCTCGCACTTTAGTTTTTCTATATTCTTGATTTGCTCCACTCTTTCAATCAAACTATCAAGCTCTTTTAACTGCTCTTCGCATTTTTGTTTGAGTTCGTCTCTTTTTTCTTTTAGGATTTGAAGTTGTTTTTCGATTTGCTCCATAGGAATTTCACAATTTTTTGCCGCTTCTTCCTCTTTTTCTAAAGCCCACTCCGTCATTTTTTTAATAAATTCTTTTAGCATTTTTGCCCCTTTTTGCTTATTATATCTTATAATTAACAAAATAAAAAGGAGAAAAAATGAAAATTGCACTCCCTACCAACGACAAAAAAACATTAGCGCCCCGTATCGGAATGGCAAAAGGATTTTTAGTCATAGATACCGACACTAACGAAACCACTTATATTCAAAACGAAGCATTGAAAGAATATATAAAAGAGCACAAAAAACTCCACGGAGACTGCGGAGAACACGGTCTTGGAGTCGGACAAGTATTACCTAAAAAACTAAAAGAATTAGGAGTCGAAATATTCGTAGCTAAATTTTTCGGAGAAGGAATGCTCGGTAATTTAGACCTATATCAAATCAAAACGTATGTCTCAAAAAAACATAAAATAAAAGACGTTATCGAGGAGGTACTAAATGGTGATTAACGACTACCAAACAGCCGCCAAAATCATAAAAGATTCAAAATTTCCCGTAGCTTTCACGGGAGCCGGTATTTCGGTTGAGAGCGGAATCCCGCCTTTTAGGGGTCCTACGGGACTTTGGAGCAAATACGACCCGAAAATTTTAGATATCGATTTTTTTATGAGTAATCCGGCCGAGAGTTGGAAATATATAAAAGAGATTTTTTATGACTATATGGGAAACACCCAACCAAACGACGCACATAAATTCCTCGCTTGGCTTGAAGAAATAGGAAAACTAAAAGGCGTAATCACTCAAAATATCGATAATCTTCATCAAAAAGCGGGAAGCAAAAAAGTAATAGAATTTCACGGAACGGCAAACAAAATGGAGTGTATTGATTGCAAAAGAAAATTTTACTCAGATTCTATTTCTCTTGAAACCCTACCTCCTCTATGCCCCGAATGCCAAGGAATATTAAAGCCTGATTTCGTATTTTTCGGCGAACCCATTCCACCAAAAGCTTTTGAAGAATCAATAAGACTTTGCGAAAATGCCGACTGCCTCATTGTAGTCGGTACCACGGGAGAAATAATGCCCGCAAGCCAACTACCGATACTCGCAAAACAAAACGGAGCGAAAATCATCGAAATAAATATCGAGCCGTCCAACTATACAAATAGTATCACGGACATTTTCCTAAACGACAAAGCCACAGTTGCAAGTAATAAATTAAAAGAAGAACTAAAAGGGATTATATAATCCCAAGCTCTTCTGATATGTCTTTTATGAGTTTCGAGAGTGGGCGTTTGTTTATTTCACTATCACTTACATACCCACCACTGACTAATCTCATTAAATCCTCTAAGTTTTTAAAAAAAGTACCCTCATATTTTTTAAAAAGCTCATTAAGATAATCTTCGTTATACATATATTTTTTTTGAATAAGTTCTAGGACTATGTCTTTATGCTTTTTATATATTGACTCTAAATTGAAAACATCGATATGATTTTCTGCCCTTTTATTATTATTTACAAGATTAATTTCTATATCAAAGCCTTCTTTAGAATAATAAAAATTTGAATTTATTAATTTTAAACTAAACTTTAACTCTTTATCAATATCATCAAAAAAAGGGTGCAAATGCCTTCTATCATCATTTCGCTTTTTATGATTACATGTACGACAACTTGGAATTAAATTATATAAATTTAATGCTAAAAATGGATATTTTTCTTTTGGATAATAATGATCCAATTCTACTGTAGTAACATATTTATTTTTATCTTTAATAAAATTAAATACATAATTTCTGTTACAATAGGGACATACCGAAGTATTTGTAAGTTCTATAAGCTTATATCCCCATTTTTTTCTTAATGAATTATATGCTTCTTTAACTATTTCATCATTTATATTAGTAGTTCTTTTATTTTTTTGATAATTAATAATCAGTTCATCAATATTATCTGAAAGCAAAAGCTCTGCTAAAATACTTTCATCATATTTTTCTAAAAAAATTGTAATATTTTTTAAAAAAGGAAATTTTTTATTTCCTATCTTTATATAATTTGATTTGATTTCAATTTCACTTAATTTAAAATTATCTATCTTATAATTTCCATTTACTAAACATTTTATAAACTCTTTTTTTATGTCTTCAGAAATAACAATTTTTTTCAAGAATTTTTCCTTAATATTTCCAAACGTTCTTTTAATATAGTTATTTTTTCTTCTATTTCATTTATTTTATTTAGTTTTTTACTGTCAAGTTTTCTTTGAAGCTCTTTTTTAATTATAGGCTCACCTATAATATTGATAATTTTTTGAGCTTCCTCATCAGAAGCTATTTTTGACTCTTCATTATTCAAATATTTAATAACTTCATCTATCTTACTTTTTGCATACCCACCCATAAGCCCGTCTTCCATAAAAAACCCGTGGGTCAAAAGAGTATGAATATTAGCACCAAACGTTTCAATATTTATTTCATTACTTACGTTTTTACCGTCTTTCATAAAAATAATATTTTCTTTTGGAAGGTCTGAGAGGATAAATGGGGAGTGAGTCAAAAAAAATAAAGAAAAATTGTATTCTTTAAATATTATATTTAAAACATTCTCAAATATAAATAAAAGATTTTTTTGAAAAGCGGGATGAAAACCTGTTTCAACCTCGTCTAAAAAAATAAAAATATTTTTTATTTTTCTTCCATCACAATACAGTAAAATATTATTAGCAATTATTCCAATATAACTTAAAATGATTTTCTGTCCAGTACTTAATTTTGAATATGTAAAATATTCTTCTTGATATTCAAATTCCAATTCAACAGGAAAAATATTATTTAAAATCTCCAATATTATTAAATCTTCCTTATTTTTAAAAAAAGAAAAATCTGTATCTAAAATATACTGTTCATCATTTTGTGAAAGTTTAAAATAATTCTTTATAGAATCTTTAATTTTTGTGATTTCATTTTCATGATTTTCTTTTTTGCCTTTTTTCAATATTATGTTTAATTTATCTAAAATTTCTTTTAAAAAGTTCTGATAATTATCACCTTTCAGATTTTCATTTTTTAAACCCGTTTCTATGATAGAAATTATTTTTTTTACATCTCTTAGCAGTTTTTTATTATTTATTTTTACTTTTTTTATAGCTGGTAAATTTAATTTATTTAATAAATTTTTGTTTTCATTAGCTAAAAAATAAAAATATAAAGATTTCATTTTCAAATTGGCATGTATTGATACGGGTTCAACTTTTGAAATTTGATTTCCGGTTTGAAAAGTCCTGCTTGGCTCAATGGAATAAAATTTTTTATAAACTTCGCCGCCTTCATTACTGATAGTATGAAAAATAGTAAAATCAAAAAAAATTGAATAACTTAAATTTAAAAATTTTTCTTTTTCTATATATTGATAATCTGATTTTATATTTTTTTTTGTAATATGAAAAAGTTTATTATTTTTATCTTTACACACAATAAAACATTTATTTAAATTATCTCTGTTTTCTTTTGCATATAAATATCCATAAAAAACTTCCAAAACACTGCTCTTCCCAGCCCCATTCTTTCCAACTATTGCCGTTACATTGATATTATCGGGAAATATATTAACATAATCTTTTTTCTCTTCTATTATTAGTTCGCTTTCTTCAGGTATTAACTCATCCTTTTCGTTATATTTTGGCTTAAATTCACATTTGAATCTTGGAGAAAAAGTAAATCCTTGACGTTTAATGTTTTTGTAGTCTTCTATCCATAAATAAACGAGTTCCATTTTGTTTCCTCTGACACTTTTGATATTTAAAAGGGCAAAAGCCCTTTTGAAAAATTATACCAAATTACATTCCAGGGATTCTTGGGATTTTGTTGAGTTTTGAGTTTTTGAAATACCAGCCCCAACCTTTTTTCATCCAGTGACCGATAATAGGTAGAGGTATTAAAATAGCCTTTTTATTGTCTCTATATACGAATGCAGCTCCATCACCGCTATCCATCAGACATAAAATATTTATATGAGAAATATACTCTTTTCTGGCTTCTTTACTTTCTTCCATCATTTTGATGTTATATGCCGCAACTCTTGCCATAACTTCGGCTAAGTGTCCTTGTTTAGCTCTCCAATCCGGTCCGTCGATAGCAGCACTATCACCGATTGCGAATATTGGGAATTTATCAGAGCTTGTTTCGTCAAAATCGTGCATTACTTCGCAGTATTCGTTTATTTTGATAAATCCGGCTTCATTTAACGGAAGTCCGGTATCTTTAAATAAAGCGGGTCCGTTTCCGGCAGGAATAAACATAGTCAAATCACTCTCAAGCTTGCTTCCGTCTTCAAAAATCACTCCGTCTTCTACGAATTCGGTGATTTTTTTACCTTTTATTTGTTTGATATCGAGTTTGTTAAACCACATATCCATAACTTTTAGAGCTTTTTCGCCCATTCTTGCACCAGGTTTTGGCATAGGAGCGAAAAATGTAATATCGAATTTGTTTCTGATTCCTAATTTTTTTAGTTTGTTGTGAATATTAAACATTACCTCAAAAGCAGGCCCGCCTCTAACATTGCTCGGGTCTTTAGGATTACCGCCAAATCCGAACGCAAGTTTACCCTCGCCTCTTTTAATAAGTTCGTCAAGTTTTTCTTTTATTTTTAGTGATTCTTCAGGAGCGCCGCAAATAGACATGAAATGTTCGCTGCCTTTGTGTTTTACTTTATCTGCTCCGATTGCAATAATCAGATAGTCAAAATCGCAGTTTTTCTCTTCGCCTTCACAATATACGGCTTTGTTGTTGATATCGATTTTCGTAACTTTTTTAAATTTTACGTCAAATCCGTGAACTTTGCTAAGCTCTTTCCAATCAAGAGTACAATCTTCAAAACTTATCTCACCTGTCGGAATCCAAATAGAAATAGGATATACGTACATATATTCTCTATTTGTAATAACCGTTACGTCAAATCCATATTTTCTCAGCCAAATCGCACTTTCAAGCGCAGCAAAACCACCACCTAAAACCAATACTTTCTTTGCCATTACGCCTCCCTTAAAAAATTTTAGAAGTATATCATTTTTTCTTATCGTGTTAATAAGTTTTAATAATAAAACCCCTATTTTTAAAAAATTATATCAAAAAATACTTGACATATGTTAAAATAAGATGTATAATTTCAACGAACATATGTCAGAAAGGAGCATTAAAATGCCAAGAAGAATCAGAAGAAGGATTAGAGGAAATTTCGACAGAGTATGTTTTAAACCGTGTGGTGTACCGGGACATTCTCTTGAAAAAGTCTTTTTAAACGAAGACGAACTTGAAGC
Encoded proteins:
- a CDS encoding SIR2 family NAD-dependent protein deacylase, which encodes MVINDYQTAAKIIKDSKFPVAFTGAGISVESGIPPFRGPTGLWSKYDPKILDIDFFMSNPAESWKYIKEIFYDYMGNTQPNDAHKFLAWLEEIGKLKGVITQNIDNLHQKAGSKKVIEFHGTANKMECIDCKRKFYSDSISLETLPPLCPECQGILKPDFVFFGEPIPPKAFEESIRLCENADCLIVVGTTGEIMPASQLPILAKQNGAKIIEINIEPSNYTNSITDIFLNDKATVASNKLKEELKGII
- a CDS encoding NifB/NifX family molybdenum-iron cluster-binding protein — protein: MKIALPTNDKKTLAPRIGMAKGFLVIDTDTNETTYIQNEALKEYIKEHKKLHGDCGEHGLGVGQVLPKKLKELGVEIFVAKFFGEGMLGNLDLYQIKTYVSKKHKIKDVIEEVLNGD
- a CDS encoding adenylate kinase, which gives rise to MILYYGLIAVSVVIIAIAIKNFYSATKIEKNMDNYLFVVTSSKAYYIGATLFALALLVITAFQAMPYVFDIRVFSIVLFFGSIFLLSFSHYVYHTLASKKLNDYEEFFKQFGVDLNNKCEKLMLKYIYSKEKDLKKVKEVFEMNKEKCKEFKK
- a CDS encoding AAA family ATPase; this encodes MELVYLWIEDYKNIKRQGFTFSPRFKCEFKPKYNEKDELIPEESELIIEEKKDYVNIFPDNINVTAIVGKNGAGKSSVLEVFYGYLYAKENRDNLNKCFIVCKDKNNKLFHITKKNIKSDYQYIEKEKFLNLSYSIFFDFTIFHTISNEGGEVYKKFYSIEPSRTFQTGNQISKVEPVSIHANLKMKSLYFYFLANENKNLLNKLNLPAIKKVKINNKKLLRDVKKIISIIETGLKNENLKGDNYQNFLKEILDKLNIILKKGKKENHENEITKIKDSIKNYFKLSQNDEQYILDTDFSFFKNKEDLIILEILNNIFPVELEFEYQEEYFTYSKLSTGQKIILSYIGIIANNILLYCDGRKIKNIFIFLDEVETGFHPAFQKNLLFIFENVLNIIFKEYNFSLFFLTHSPFILSDLPKENIIFMKDGKNVSNEINIETFGANIHTLLTHGFFMEDGLMGGYAKSKIDEVIKYLNNEESKIASDEEAQKIINIIGEPIIKKELQRKLDSKKLNKINEIEEKITILKERLEILRKNS
- a CDS encoding NAD(P)/FAD-dependent oxidoreductase, with the protein product MAKKVLVLGGGFAALESAIWLRKYGFDVTVITNREYMYVYPISIWIPTGEISFEDCTLDWKELSKVHGFDVKFKKVTKIDINNKAVYCEGEEKNCDFDYLIIAIGADKVKHKGSEHFMSICGAPEESLKIKEKLDELIKRGEGKLAFGFGGNPKDPSNVRGGPAFEVMFNIHNKLKKLGIRNKFDITFFAPMPKPGARMGEKALKVMDMWFNKLDIKQIKGKKITEFVEDGVIFEDGSKLESDLTMFIPAGNGPALFKDTGLPLNEAGFIKINEYCEVMHDFDETSSDKFPIFAIGDSAAIDGPDWRAKQGHLAEVMARVAAYNIKMMEESKEARKEYISHINILCLMDSGDGAAFVYRDNKKAILIPLPIIGHWMKKGWGWYFKNSKLNKIPRIPGM